A region of Spiribacter roseus DNA encodes the following proteins:
- a CDS encoding nicotinate phosphoribosyltransferase, whose product MAGPTLDLERTPLLTDLYELTMLQTYYAHGMTEEAVFELFMRRSSHRGFFVAAGLDQGLEWLETLAFGDAELEWMRSSGLFSDAFIETMAGFRFSGRVNALPEGTVFFAEEPLLQIVAPLPEAQLIESRLMNILHYQTLIASKAARCRLVAGDTPVIDFGMRRAHGGEAGTWASRACYMAGFEATATCLGSARYGIPPTGTMAHAFVLAHDSEVEAFERFARNHPDNVVLLIDTHDVRRGAERVVEVAHRLAQDSIPVKGVRIDSGDLAANARMTREILDEGGLQDTRILVSGGLDEYRLETLLADGAPIDGVGVGSNVNTSADQPFLDSAYKLHYFRGKPRSKHSSGKTDLPGRKQIHRHYDGAGMMQGDTLGLMESTDAGKGLLETVMEDGRRLPAGDGSLADARERCQTQLHALPEGVRALREPAEYPVTLSAELEQLLTQTAPER is encoded by the coding sequence ATGGCGGGCCCGACCCTGGATCTGGAGCGCACGCCGCTTCTCACCGATCTCTACGAACTGACCATGCTGCAGACCTACTATGCGCATGGAATGACCGAGGAAGCGGTGTTCGAGCTGTTCATGCGGCGGTCAAGCCACCGCGGCTTTTTCGTGGCGGCCGGGCTTGACCAGGGACTGGAGTGGCTCGAGACCCTGGCCTTCGGCGACGCGGAGCTCGAATGGATGCGCAGCTCGGGGCTTTTCTCCGACGCCTTCATCGAGACCATGGCGGGGTTCCGGTTCAGCGGCCGGGTCAACGCCCTGCCCGAGGGGACCGTGTTCTTTGCCGAAGAGCCGCTGCTGCAGATCGTCGCCCCCCTGCCGGAGGCGCAGCTGATCGAGTCGCGGCTGATGAATATCCTCCACTACCAGACACTGATCGCCTCCAAGGCGGCGCGCTGTCGGCTGGTGGCGGGGGACACGCCGGTGATCGACTTCGGCATGCGTCGCGCCCATGGCGGCGAGGCCGGTACCTGGGCGTCGCGGGCCTGCTATATGGCGGGATTCGAGGCAACGGCCACCTGCCTCGGCAGTGCGCGCTACGGCATCCCGCCCACCGGCACCATGGCGCACGCCTTCGTCCTTGCCCACGACAGCGAGGTCGAGGCGTTCGAGCGCTTTGCGCGCAATCACCCGGACAACGTCGTCCTGCTGATCGACACCCACGATGTCCGCCGCGGCGCCGAGCGGGTGGTGGAAGTGGCCCACCGCCTGGCGCAGGACTCGATCCCGGTCAAGGGCGTGCGCATCGACAGTGGTGACCTTGCCGCCAACGCCCGCATGACCCGGGAGATCCTCGATGAAGGCGGCCTGCAGGACACCCGGATTCTGGTGAGCGGCGGGCTCGACGAATACCGCCTCGAAACCCTGCTCGCGGACGGCGCGCCGATTGACGGGGTGGGCGTGGGCTCCAACGTCAACACCTCGGCCGATCAGCCCTTCCTGGATTCGGCGTACAAGCTCCACTACTTTCGGGGCAAGCCGCGCAGCAAGCACTCCTCGGGCAAGACCGATCTACCCGGGCGCAAACAGATCCACCGGCACTATGACGGCGCCGGCATGATGCAGGGCGATACCCTCGGTCTGATGGAAAGCACCGACGCCGGCAAGGGCCTGCTCGAGACGGTGATGGAAGACGGCCGGCGGCTGCCGGCCGGCGATGGCTCGCTGGCCGATGCCCGCGAACGCTGTCAGACCCAGCTCCATGCCCTGCCTGAGGGCGTCCGGGCGCTGCGCGAGCCCGCTGAGTATCCCGTGACGCTGTCAGCGGAGCTTGAGCAGCTGCTCACGCAGACCGCCCCCGAGCGCTAG
- a CDS encoding ABC transporter permease, whose product MAGFYPAYPRQTLTALQTLAGKETQRYMRIWVQTLVPPAITMTLYFVIFGGLIGSRVGPMEGYSFMEFIAPGIIMMAVITNSYSNVATSFFGAKFQRHIEELLVSPTPNYVILAGYVAGGVGRGLCTGLIVTIIASFFADLNIHNLPVTISVVFLTAVLFSLGGFINGVFAKKFDDISIVPTFVLTPLTYLGGVFYSISLLPDFWQHVSLINPIFFMVNAFRYGVLGSSDVPIVIAYALILGFITAGTALSLWLLNRGTGLRT is encoded by the coding sequence ATGGCCGGATTCTATCCCGCGTATCCCCGCCAGACACTGACGGCGCTGCAGACCCTGGCCGGCAAGGAAACCCAACGCTACATGCGGATCTGGGTGCAGACCCTGGTGCCGCCGGCCATCACCATGACGCTGTATTTCGTGATTTTTGGCGGCCTGATCGGCTCGCGGGTCGGCCCCATGGAGGGGTACAGCTTCATGGAGTTCATCGCCCCCGGGATCATCATGATGGCGGTGATCACCAACTCCTACAGCAATGTGGCCACATCGTTTTTCGGCGCCAAGTTCCAGCGGCATATCGAAGAGCTGCTGGTCTCGCCCACCCCCAATTACGTCATCCTGGCCGGCTATGTCGCCGGCGGCGTCGGACGTGGGTTATGCACGGGGCTGATCGTCACGATCATCGCCAGCTTCTTTGCCGATCTGAATATCCATAACCTCCCGGTGACGATCTCGGTGGTTTTCCTCACCGCCGTGCTTTTCTCGCTGGGCGGGTTCATCAATGGCGTCTTCGCGAAGAAATTCGACGATATCTCGATCGTGCCCACGTTCGTCCTCACGCCGCTGACCTACCTGGGCGGCGTGTTCTATTCGATCTCGCTGCTGCCGGATTTCTGGCAGCATGTATCCCTGATCAACCCGATCTTCTTCATGGTCAATGCGTTCCGCTACGGCGTCCTGGGCAGCTCCGACGTACCCATCGTGATCGCCTACGCCCTCATCCTCGGATTCATCACCGCGGGGACGGCACTCAGCCTCTGGCTGCTCAACCGCGGCACGGGCCTGCGCACCTGA
- a CDS encoding ABC transporter ATP-binding protein — translation MNALSLRQLNKTYPGGVTALRDISLEVRPGDFYGLLGPNGAGKTTIIGTVASLVRPTSGSVEVFGHDILKDPWEAKSNIGLVPQEFNFNQFETVAQIVTNQAGFYGIDRTTARERAEKYLRELDLWGKRDAPSRQLSGGMKRRLMIARALVHEPRLLILDEPTAGVDIELRRSMWDFLRRMNERGTTIILTTHYLEEAESLCRGIGIIDGGRIVEDTDVRSLLTKLKSQSFVLDVTTPVNSLPALPDFGVLPLDERTIEVEVRGEQTLTELFSALNAAGVEVTSMKNKSNRLEELFVRMLGTGNAEPQSETA, via the coding sequence ATGAACGCGCTCTCTCTTCGTCAGTTGAACAAGACGTATCCTGGCGGCGTCACGGCCCTTCGCGACATCAGCCTCGAGGTCCGTCCCGGCGACTTCTATGGCCTGCTCGGGCCGAATGGCGCCGGCAAGACCACGATCATCGGTACCGTGGCCTCACTGGTGCGCCCCACCTCGGGCAGCGTCGAGGTGTTCGGACACGACATCCTCAAGGATCCATGGGAGGCCAAATCCAACATCGGCCTGGTGCCCCAGGAATTCAACTTCAATCAGTTCGAGACCGTCGCCCAGATCGTCACCAACCAGGCGGGCTTCTACGGCATCGACCGGACGACCGCCCGGGAGCGGGCGGAGAAGTATCTGCGCGAGCTCGACCTGTGGGGCAAGCGTGACGCCCCGTCGCGGCAGCTGTCCGGGGGCATGAAACGCCGCCTGATGATTGCCCGCGCCCTGGTGCATGAACCGCGGCTGCTGATTCTCGACGAACCCACGGCCGGCGTGGACATCGAGCTGCGACGCTCGATGTGGGACTTCCTGCGGCGTATGAACGAGCGCGGCACCACCATCATCCTGACCACGCATTACCTCGAGGAAGCGGAATCCCTCTGCCGGGGCATCGGGATCATTGATGGCGGGCGGATCGTCGAGGACACCGACGTGCGATCGCTGCTGACGAAACTCAAATCCCAGAGTTTTGTCCTTGATGTGACGACACCCGTCAACTCGCTTCCCGCACTCCCGGATTTCGGCGTGCTGCCGCTCGATGAGCGCACCATCGAGGTCGAAGTGCGTGGCGAGCAGACGCTCACGGAACTGTTCAGCGCGCTCAACGCCGCCGGGGTTGAAGTGACCAGCATGAAAAACAAGTCCAACCGGCTCGAAGAGCTGTTCGTTCGCATGCTCGGCACCGGCAACGCTGAACCCCAGTCGGAGACTGCTTGA
- the adk gene encoding adenylate kinase, which produces MRMILLGPPGAGKGTQAAGLCEAYGIPQISTGDMLRAAVKAGTELGVQAKAVMDAGELVSDDIIIGLVRERIAEPDCANGFLFDGFPRTIAQADALSDAGIAIDAVVEIRVDDESIVSRMVGRRCHPGSGRVYHVDNAPPATAGQDDVTGEPLVQREDDQPATVRQRLAVYHEQTRPLVDYYQSWAQSGDAAAPRYVCVEGEGDIDAVRQRIIDALAD; this is translated from the coding sequence ATGAGGATGATTCTGCTCGGCCCCCCCGGGGCCGGTAAGGGCACGCAGGCGGCGGGGCTGTGCGAAGCCTACGGGATTCCGCAGATTTCCACCGGCGATATGCTGCGGGCCGCCGTCAAGGCGGGCACCGAGCTGGGTGTACAGGCCAAGGCGGTCATGGATGCCGGCGAGCTGGTTTCCGACGACATCATCATCGGGCTGGTCCGCGAGCGGATCGCCGAGCCGGACTGTGCCAACGGGTTTCTGTTTGACGGCTTTCCCCGCACCATTGCCCAGGCCGATGCCCTGAGCGATGCCGGTATCGCCATCGATGCCGTGGTCGAAATCCGGGTCGATGACGAGTCCATCGTCTCGCGCATGGTCGGCCGTCGGTGTCATCCCGGATCAGGCCGCGTCTATCACGTCGACAATGCGCCCCCGGCCACGGCGGGCCAGGATGATGTGACCGGTGAACCGCTGGTGCAGCGCGAGGATGATCAGCCCGCGACCGTGCGTCAGCGCCTGGCGGTCTATCACGAGCAGACCCGCCCGCTGGTGGACTACTACCAGTCCTGGGCGCAATCCGGCGATGCGGCCGCGCCGCGCTACGTCTGCGTTGAGGGCGAGGGCGACATCGATGCCGTGCGCCAGCGGATCATCGACGCCCTCGCGGACTGA
- a CDS encoding NfeD family protein has translation MMRALLLALLLTLANSAAGESVHRLSIEGSIGPATAQYVADGIEDARDDSAVAVLLSIDTPGGLDSAMRDIVQAILDSPVPVLGYVAPSGARAASAGTYILYATHWAAMAPGTNLGAATPVQVGPGGGSGDSAEDDASIMERKRINDAVAYIRSLAELRGRNADWAERAVRESVSLSARRALADNVINQVAAEPRAVLAAVDGRRLMDSADAAPLEVAERRIEERPPEWSDEFLAVITHPNVAYILLLVGLYGLIFELANPGAIVPGVIGGTSLLLGLFAIQLLPVNYAGLALIVLGVAFMVGEALVPSFGALGVGGVLAFGLGSVLLFDMQGPGYELSLLLVAGVTAASLVIFMGTGWLALRAFRRRGVAGRAHMQGLTGTVTATQPQLRVWVEGERWRAVCDQPLAVGDRVRVKAVNGLTVTVEPTEQIPGRGTQ, from the coding sequence ATGATGCGTGCGCTGCTCCTTGCCCTGCTATTGACCCTCGCCAATTCGGCGGCGGGGGAGTCCGTCCACCGTCTCAGCATTGAGGGCAGCATCGGACCCGCCACGGCGCAGTATGTGGCCGATGGCATCGAGGACGCCCGCGACGATTCCGCCGTCGCCGTACTGCTGAGCATCGACACTCCGGGCGGCCTTGACTCCGCGATGCGCGACATTGTCCAGGCCATTCTCGACTCGCCGGTCCCGGTCCTCGGCTATGTCGCCCCCTCGGGGGCCCGCGCCGCGAGTGCCGGCACGTATATCCTCTATGCAACGCATTGGGCGGCCATGGCCCCGGGCACCAACCTTGGCGCCGCGACCCCCGTGCAGGTGGGCCCCGGCGGTGGATCCGGGGACAGTGCGGAAGACGATGCCTCAATCATGGAGCGCAAACGCATCAACGATGCGGTGGCGTACATCCGCTCGCTGGCGGAGCTGCGGGGGCGCAACGCCGACTGGGCGGAGCGGGCGGTGCGCGAATCCGTCAGCCTGTCGGCACGCCGCGCATTGGCGGACAACGTCATCAACCAGGTCGCCGCCGAGCCACGCGCCGTCCTGGCCGCCGTGGATGGGCGGCGCTTGATGGACAGCGCCGACGCCGCGCCCCTGGAGGTCGCCGAGCGCCGCATCGAGGAACGCCCGCCGGAGTGGTCGGATGAGTTCCTCGCCGTGATCACGCACCCTAATGTGGCCTACATCCTGTTGCTGGTCGGGCTCTACGGGCTGATCTTCGAACTCGCCAACCCAGGGGCCATTGTGCCCGGGGTGATTGGCGGGACCTCGCTGCTGCTGGGGCTGTTCGCGATTCAGCTGCTGCCGGTGAACTACGCCGGTCTCGCCCTGATCGTGCTGGGCGTCGCCTTCATGGTGGGCGAGGCGCTTGTGCCGTCGTTCGGCGCCCTGGGTGTGGGTGGTGTGCTGGCCTTCGGGCTGGGGTCGGTGCTGTTGTTCGACATGCAGGGCCCCGGCTATGAGCTCTCGCTGCTGCTGGTCGCCGGTGTCACCGCCGCCAGTCTGGTCATCTTCATGGGCACCGGCTGGCTGGCGCTGCGGGCGTTCCGGCGGCGTGGCGTGGCGGGTCGGGCGCATATGCAGGGCCTGACGGGCACGGTGACCGCCACTCAGCCGCAGCTGCGGGTCTGGGTTGAGGGTGAGCGCTGGCGGGCCGTCTGCGACCAACCGCTCGCAGTCGGTGATAGGGTCCGCGTGAAAGCGGTGAACGGGCTTACCGTCACGGTCGAGCCCACGGAACAGATACCCGGGAGGGGGACGCAATGA
- a CDS encoding H-NS histone family protein, with protein sequence MDLSNYTTEQLNQLKKDIDVEIQSRRKEDAKKAQQEMKQVAERYGFTLNDLVSGQPAKTRAKGKVRFQHPSDAGKTWSGRGRKPVWIKEWEAEGRSLDELRVD encoded by the coding sequence ATGGATCTTTCAAACTACACCACCGAGCAGTTGAACCAGCTGAAAAAGGATATCGACGTCGAAATCCAGAGCCGGCGCAAGGAAGACGCGAAAAAGGCCCAGCAGGAAATGAAGCAGGTCGCCGAGCGCTACGGCTTTACGCTTAATGATCTGGTCAGTGGCCAGCCGGCCAAGACCCGTGCCAAGGGCAAGGTGCGGTTCCAGCATCCGTCCGACGCCGGCAAGACCTGGTCGGGTCGCGGCCGCAAGCCGGTCTGGATCAAGGAGTGGGAGGCCGAAGGCCGCTCGCTCGACGAACTGCGCGTCGACTGA
- the bamB gene encoding outer membrane protein assembly factor BamB gives MKAGNLRILFALMVAGMLAGCGGPSLIKAEDPPALETPPGEPAVTEHWSASLGAATPPGYRLGPALMDERVFAAGADGTVAAYDAASGERRWRQDLDVAITGAVGVGETGVALGTANAEVVLLDPDSGAVKWRQRVSSEVLAPPAVGQGSVVVRTGDGGVFALEADTGEQRWLYRSGVPALSLRGHGSPVLVNGGVVVGFDNGRLAALELGNGDVAWEASVAVPEGRSDLERMVDLDADPAVAGGDVFAGAYQGRVAGIALANGQIAWTREVSVLGGISVDDSNVYVTDERGRLWAFDRRNGASVWRLDALEGLSLTAPRRYRDGLIVAGSDGYLNWIGLRDGALEARYAFDNSRLSVAPRVDGERIVVLDRRGQLRSISVNQQ, from the coding sequence ATGAAGGCCGGCAACCTCAGGATCCTGTTCGCGCTGATGGTCGCCGGCATGCTGGCTGGCTGCGGCGGGCCGTCACTGATCAAGGCGGAGGATCCGCCGGCGCTCGAGACGCCGCCGGGCGAGCCCGCCGTTACCGAACACTGGTCGGCCTCACTGGGCGCTGCCACGCCGCCGGGTTACCGGCTTGGGCCGGCGCTGATGGATGAACGGGTCTTTGCCGCGGGCGCCGACGGCACGGTGGCGGCCTACGACGCGGCGAGTGGCGAACGGCGCTGGCGGCAGGACCTGGACGTCGCCATCACCGGCGCCGTCGGCGTGGGCGAGACCGGTGTCGCGTTGGGCACGGCCAATGCCGAGGTGGTCCTGCTGGATCCCGACAGTGGCGCTGTCAAGTGGCGTCAGCGGGTCAGCAGCGAAGTGCTCGCGCCCCCGGCGGTGGGGCAGGGCAGTGTGGTCGTTCGCACCGGCGATGGAGGGGTGTTCGCGCTTGAGGCCGATACGGGTGAGCAGCGATGGCTCTATCGCAGCGGCGTCCCGGCGCTCAGTCTGCGCGGTCACGGCTCGCCGGTACTGGTGAATGGCGGCGTTGTGGTCGGTTTCGATAACGGCCGCCTCGCAGCGCTGGAGCTGGGCAACGGCGACGTCGCCTGGGAGGCCAGTGTCGCGGTGCCGGAGGGGCGCAGCGATCTCGAGCGCATGGTCGATCTGGACGCCGATCCGGCGGTGGCCGGCGGTGACGTGTTCGCGGGCGCTTACCAGGGGCGTGTGGCCGGGATCGCGCTCGCCAACGGACAGATTGCCTGGACCCGGGAGGTCTCGGTGCTCGGTGGCATCAGTGTTGATGACAGCAACGTCTACGTGACCGACGAGCGCGGTCGGCTGTGGGCATTCGACCGCCGCAATGGCGCTTCGGTGTGGCGTCTTGACGCCCTCGAGGGGCTCTCCCTCACCGCGCCGCGTCGGTATCGGGATGGCCTGATCGTGGCCGGCAGTGACGGTTACCTGAACTGGATCGGGCTCCGGGATGGCGCCCTTGAAGCACGTTATGCCTTCGATAATTCGCGGCTTTCCGTGGCGCCCCGGGTGGATGGCGAGCGGATTGTCGTGCTGGATCGCCGGGGTCAGCTCCGCTCGATCAGCGTCAATCAACAATAA
- a CDS encoding YfgM family protein, giving the protein MAYDDEEQLEAIRDWWHRYGRLVIIAAIAVLAAVLGWQQWTAWQERQAANASADYAAILQALNSDDREAAGNRLRTLREAHADSPYVAMATFAVATAAMDAGNPGRAADALGWVTDQQADSPLAAVARLRQAEALRVEGDRSAALGVLEPLPDGPLRGRFLELQGDLEVAQGNTDAAIEAYQQALQAIAGQRRSLVEIKLFDLGGAPAS; this is encoded by the coding sequence GTGGCATACGACGACGAAGAACAACTCGAGGCAATCCGCGACTGGTGGCACCGCTATGGACGCCTGGTGATCATTGCCGCCATCGCCGTACTGGCGGCCGTACTGGGCTGGCAGCAGTGGACGGCCTGGCAGGAACGTCAGGCGGCGAATGCCTCGGCGGACTATGCCGCCATCCTGCAGGCACTCAACAGCGATGATCGCGAGGCGGCGGGCAATCGCCTGCGCACACTGCGTGAAGCGCACGCCGACAGCCCCTATGTGGCGATGGCCACCTTTGCGGTGGCGACCGCGGCGATGGACGCCGGCAATCCCGGTCGCGCGGCCGATGCCCTGGGTTGGGTGACCGACCAGCAGGCCGACAGCCCGCTGGCGGCGGTGGCGCGCCTGCGTCAGGCCGAGGCGCTGCGGGTCGAAGGTGACCGGAGCGCCGCGCTGGGGGTGCTCGAGCCGCTACCCGATGGCCCGCTGCGCGGCCGGTTCCTCGAACTGCAGGGTGACCTCGAGGTGGCGCAGGGCAACACCGATGCCGCCATCGAGGCCTATCAGCAGGCACTGCAGGCGATCGCCGGGCAGCGCCGCTCGCTGGTGGAGATCAAGCTCTTTGATCTGGGTGGAGCCCCCGCATCATGA
- the pdxH gene encoding pyridoxamine 5'-phosphate oxidase, with protein MTLYETAIERFGEWLETAREAEGVIEPTAMTLATARADGQPGVRTVLLKHFDGDGFVFYTNTLSKKGTQLAENPQVALNFFWAPLARQVIVEGRVEFVSDAEADAYFASRPRLSQLGAWASHQSQVLTDRDEFEARLAEVEARFADAPVTRPPHWTGYRVRPAMLEFWQGRDGRLHDRERYTRGDDGEWTWTLLNP; from the coding sequence ATGACACTCTACGAGACCGCCATCGAGCGCTTCGGCGAATGGCTGGAAACCGCCCGTGAGGCCGAGGGCGTGATCGAGCCCACGGCGATGACGCTGGCGACGGCCCGCGCCGATGGCCAGCCCGGTGTGCGCACGGTGCTGCTCAAGCATTTCGATGGCGATGGGTTCGTGTTCTACACCAACACCCTCAGCAAAAAGGGCACTCAGCTGGCGGAGAACCCGCAGGTGGCGCTGAATTTCTTCTGGGCGCCCCTCGCGCGGCAGGTCATCGTCGAGGGCCGTGTGGAGTTTGTGAGCGATGCTGAGGCCGATGCCTATTTCGCCAGCCGTCCGCGGCTGAGCCAGCTGGGGGCCTGGGCGTCGCATCAGTCACAGGTGCTCACCGACCGTGATGAGTTCGAGGCCCGCCTCGCGGAGGTCGAGGCGCGGTTTGCCGACGCGCCGGTGACGCGCCCCCCGCACTGGACCGGCTACCGCGTCCGTCCCGCCATGCTCGAGTTCTGGCAGGGCCGCGACGGCCGGCTCCATGACCGCGAGCGCTACACTCGCGGTGACGACGGGGAGTGGACCTGGACCCTGCTCAACCCCTAG
- the carA gene encoding glutamine-hydrolyzing carbamoyl-phosphate synthase small subunit gives MTQLAILGLEDGSIFRGTALGASGQTAGEVCFNTAMTGYQEICTDPSYYGQMVTLTYPHIGNTGATPLDEESVGPQLSGLIIRDAPVRLSNWRSRMPLPDYLAEHGVVGICDIDTRRLTRLLREKGAQNGCIIAGDAADPAAAVAAARAHPPLTGRDLVRSVTTTEAYSWRLGSWSLARGEREGDAVADADLPWHVVAYDFGIKRNILRRLVDSGCRVTVVPADTPAETVLADAPDGVFLSNGPGDPEPLDYAIEATRQFLAAGMPVFGICLGHQLLGLAAGAGSVKMKFGHHGANHPVVDADTQRVMISSQNHGFAVDADSLPDNVRVINRSLFDGTLQGIELTDTPAFSFQGHPEASPGPHDVSPLFARFVDLMAARQAARTTR, from the coding sequence GTGACTCAATTGGCGATTCTGGGGCTGGAAGACGGCTCGATTTTCAGGGGGACGGCACTGGGTGCCAGCGGCCAGACGGCCGGCGAGGTCTGCTTCAACACGGCAATGACCGGTTACCAGGAAATCTGCACCGATCCGTCCTACTACGGGCAGATGGTGACGCTGACCTATCCCCACATCGGCAACACCGGCGCCACGCCGCTGGATGAAGAGTCCGTGGGCCCGCAGCTCTCGGGGCTGATCATCCGTGACGCGCCGGTGCGCCTGAGCAACTGGCGCTCGCGCATGCCACTGCCGGACTACCTCGCCGAACACGGCGTTGTCGGGATCTGTGACATCGACACCCGGCGGCTGACCCGGCTGCTGCGCGAAAAGGGCGCCCAGAACGGCTGCATCATTGCCGGTGACGCCGCTGATCCAGCCGCCGCCGTCGCCGCGGCCCGGGCCCACCCGCCACTGACCGGCCGCGATCTGGTGCGCTCGGTGACCACGACCGAAGCCTATTCGTGGCGGCTGGGCAGCTGGTCGCTGGCGCGGGGCGAGCGCGAGGGCGATGCGGTGGCCGACGCCGATCTGCCCTGGCACGTCGTGGCCTATGATTTCGGCATCAAGCGCAACATCCTGCGGCGGCTGGTGGACAGCGGCTGCCGGGTCACGGTGGTGCCCGCCGATACGCCGGCCGAGACGGTACTGGCCGATGCCCCGGACGGCGTTTTCCTGTCCAACGGGCCGGGGGATCCCGAGCCGCTCGATTACGCCATCGAGGCAACCCGCCAGTTCCTTGCCGCCGGCATGCCGGTGTTCGGTATCTGTCTGGGTCATCAGCTGCTGGGCCTGGCCGCCGGCGCCGGCAGCGTGAAGATGAAGTTCGGCCATCACGGCGCCAACCATCCGGTGGTGGATGCCGACACGCAGCGCGTCATGATCTCCAGCCAGAACCACGGGTTTGCCGTGGACGCTGACTCGCTGCCGGACAACGTGCGGGTGATCAACCGCTCGCTGTTTGACGGCACGCTGCAGGGCATCGAGCTGACCGATACGCCCGCCTTCAGCTTCCAGGGCCATCCCGAAGCCAGCCCCGGCCCCCATGACGTGTCCCCGCTCTTTGCCCGCTTCGTCGATTTGATGGCCGCCCGGCAGGCGGCCCGTACCACCAGGTAG